One segment of Theobroma cacao cultivar B97-61/B2 chromosome 9, Criollo_cocoa_genome_V2, whole genome shotgun sequence DNA contains the following:
- the LOC18587845 gene encoding 26S proteasome non-ATPase regulatory subunit 9 isoform X2, whose amino-acid sequence MVGANLKSETMKLMEKRSGMEAEMNAIIEQLCQPGGPGLSGNLVDSEGFPRADIDIPVVRAQRNRLAELKNDHKEITEKISVNIQVLHSSRLTSTPKDSGVDGGLMNQNASVVSASASASLENLVLRDSLSANDVDMISSVPFAMVDEIADASPAAEDGLQLGDQIVKFGNVKAGDNLLQRLASEAQVNQGHPIPVIIMRQGALVNLVVTPRTWQGRGLLGCHFRMM is encoded by the exons atggtAGGGGCGAATCTGAAATCGGAGACAATGAAGTTGATGGAGAAGAGAAGCGGGATGGAGGCTGAGATGAACGCTATCATTGAGCAGCTTTGTCAGCCTGGTGGTCCTGGTCTCTCTGGCAACCTCGTCGATTCCgaa GGATTTCCTCGAGCTGATATTGATATCCCAGTTGTTCGAGCTCAACGAAATCGTCTTGCTG aattgaaaaatgatcaCAAGGAAATTACAGAGAAGATAAGCGTAAATATTCAAGTTCTGCATTCATCAAGACTTACTTCCACCCCAAAAGATTCAG GTGTTGATGGGGGTTTGATGAATCAAAATGCATCAGTTGTCAGTGCCAGCGCGTCTGCATCCTTGGAAAACCTTGTTCTGAGAGATTCTCTGAGTGCCAATGATGTGGATATGATTTCTAGTGTACCCTTTGCAATGGTTGATGAAATAGCTGATGCATCCCCAGCAGCAGAGGATGGTTTACAGCTTGGGGATCAGATTGTGAAATTTGGTAATGTGAAAGCTGGTGACAATTTGCTACAACGGCTTGCTTCTGAAGCTCAGGTGAATCAGGGTCACCCAATACCTGTCATAATTATGAGACAAGGTGCATTGGTTAATCTCGTAGTGACTCCTAGAACTTGGCAAGGCAGGGGTCTGCTAGG ATGTCATTTTCGTATGATGTAA
- the LOC18587845 gene encoding 26S proteasome non-ATPase regulatory subunit 9 isoform X4: MVGANLKSETMKLMEKRSGMEAEMNAIIEQLCQPGGPGLSGNLVDSEGFPRADIDIPVVRAQRNRLAELKNDHKEITEKISVNIQVLHSSRLTSTPKDSVVSASASASLENLVLRDSLSANDVDMISSVPFAMVDEIADASPAAEDGLQLGDQIVKFGNVKAGDNLLQRLASEAQVNQGHPIPVIIMRQGALVNLVVTPRTWQGRGLLGCHFRMM; encoded by the exons atggtAGGGGCGAATCTGAAATCGGAGACAATGAAGTTGATGGAGAAGAGAAGCGGGATGGAGGCTGAGATGAACGCTATCATTGAGCAGCTTTGTCAGCCTGGTGGTCCTGGTCTCTCTGGCAACCTCGTCGATTCCgaa GGATTTCCTCGAGCTGATATTGATATCCCAGTTGTTCGAGCTCAACGAAATCGTCTTGCTG aattgaaaaatgatcaCAAGGAAATTACAGAGAAGATAAGCGTAAATATTCAAGTTCTGCATTCATCAAGACTTACTTCCACCCCAAAAGATTCAG TTGTCAGTGCCAGCGCGTCTGCATCCTTGGAAAACCTTGTTCTGAGAGATTCTCTGAGTGCCAATGATGTGGATATGATTTCTAGTGTACCCTTTGCAATGGTTGATGAAATAGCTGATGCATCCCCAGCAGCAGAGGATGGTTTACAGCTTGGGGATCAGATTGTGAAATTTGGTAATGTGAAAGCTGGTGACAATTTGCTACAACGGCTTGCTTCTGAAGCTCAGGTGAATCAGGGTCACCCAATACCTGTCATAATTATGAGACAAGGTGCATTGGTTAATCTCGTAGTGACTCCTAGAACTTGGCAAGGCAGGGGTCTGCTAGG ATGTCATTTTCGTATGATGTAA
- the LOC18587845 gene encoding 26S proteasome non-ATPase regulatory subunit 9 isoform X3 produces MVGANLKSETMKLMEKRSGMEAEMNAIIEQLCQPGGPGLSGNLVDSEGFPRADIDIPVVRAQRNRLAELKNDHKEITEKISVNIQVLHSSRLTSTPKDSVVSASASASLENLVLRDSLSANDVDMISSVPFAMVDEIADASPAAEDGLQLGDQIVKFGNVKAGDNLLQRLASEAQVNQGHPIPVIIMRQGALVNLVVTPRTWQGRGLLGKRLRSENHD; encoded by the exons atggtAGGGGCGAATCTGAAATCGGAGACAATGAAGTTGATGGAGAAGAGAAGCGGGATGGAGGCTGAGATGAACGCTATCATTGAGCAGCTTTGTCAGCCTGGTGGTCCTGGTCTCTCTGGCAACCTCGTCGATTCCgaa GGATTTCCTCGAGCTGATATTGATATCCCAGTTGTTCGAGCTCAACGAAATCGTCTTGCTG aattgaaaaatgatcaCAAGGAAATTACAGAGAAGATAAGCGTAAATATTCAAGTTCTGCATTCATCAAGACTTACTTCCACCCCAAAAGATTCAG TTGTCAGTGCCAGCGCGTCTGCATCCTTGGAAAACCTTGTTCTGAGAGATTCTCTGAGTGCCAATGATGTGGATATGATTTCTAGTGTACCCTTTGCAATGGTTGATGAAATAGCTGATGCATCCCCAGCAGCAGAGGATGGTTTACAGCTTGGGGATCAGATTGTGAAATTTGGTAATGTGAAAGCTGGTGACAATTTGCTACAACGGCTTGCTTCTGAAGCTCAGGTGAATCAGGGTCACCCAATACCTGTCATAATTATGAGACAAGGTGCATTGGTTAATCTCGTAGTGACTCCTAGAACTTGGCAAGGCAGGGGTCTGCTAGG AAAAAGGTTGAGGTCAGAAAATCATGATTGA
- the LOC18587845 gene encoding 26S proteasome non-ATPase regulatory subunit 9 isoform X1: MVGANLKSETMKLMEKRSGMEAEMNAIIEQLCQPGGPGLSGNLVDSEGFPRADIDIPVVRAQRNRLAELKNDHKEITEKISVNIQVLHSSRLTSTPKDSGVDGGLMNQNASVVSASASASLENLVLRDSLSANDVDMISSVPFAMVDEIADASPAAEDGLQLGDQIVKFGNVKAGDNLLQRLASEAQVNQGHPIPVIIMRQGALVNLVVTPRTWQGRGLLGKRLRSENHD, encoded by the exons atggtAGGGGCGAATCTGAAATCGGAGACAATGAAGTTGATGGAGAAGAGAAGCGGGATGGAGGCTGAGATGAACGCTATCATTGAGCAGCTTTGTCAGCCTGGTGGTCCTGGTCTCTCTGGCAACCTCGTCGATTCCgaa GGATTTCCTCGAGCTGATATTGATATCCCAGTTGTTCGAGCTCAACGAAATCGTCTTGCTG aattgaaaaatgatcaCAAGGAAATTACAGAGAAGATAAGCGTAAATATTCAAGTTCTGCATTCATCAAGACTTACTTCCACCCCAAAAGATTCAG GTGTTGATGGGGGTTTGATGAATCAAAATGCATCAGTTGTCAGTGCCAGCGCGTCTGCATCCTTGGAAAACCTTGTTCTGAGAGATTCTCTGAGTGCCAATGATGTGGATATGATTTCTAGTGTACCCTTTGCAATGGTTGATGAAATAGCTGATGCATCCCCAGCAGCAGAGGATGGTTTACAGCTTGGGGATCAGATTGTGAAATTTGGTAATGTGAAAGCTGGTGACAATTTGCTACAACGGCTTGCTTCTGAAGCTCAGGTGAATCAGGGTCACCCAATACCTGTCATAATTATGAGACAAGGTGCATTGGTTAATCTCGTAGTGACTCCTAGAACTTGGCAAGGCAGGGGTCTGCTAGG AAAAAGGTTGAGGTCAGAAAATCATGATTGA
- the LOC18587847 gene encoding uncharacterized protein LOC18587847, with amino-acid sequence MSGAPRMRSMNVADSEARPVLGPAGNKAGSLSARKPASKPLRKVEKSPVEVTVAEEKKALPSSTVNSLSPKTHSVSVPSVLRRHEQLLHSNLSLNASCSSDASTDSFHSRASTGRLIRSNSVGNRRKPYASKPRSVVSDGGLDSPPDGSHQKKRCAWVTPNTDPSYVAFHDEEWGVPVHDDRKLFELLVLSGALSELTWPAILSKRHIVREVFVDFDPVAVSKLNEKKLVAPGSIASSLLSELKLRAIIENARQISKVIDEFGSFDEYIWSFVNHKPIVSRFRYPRQVPVKTPKADVISKDLVRRGFRSVGPTVIYSFMQVAGITNDHLTSCFRFQECITAAEGKEENGIKDMPEEKKTDNVMESKLSIAIDELSFSSE; translated from the exons atGTCCGGTGCTCCAAGAATGAGGTCGATGAATGTGGCAGATTCTGAGGCAAGGCCCGTACTGGGACCTGCAGGGAACAAGGCGGGTTCGTTGAGTGCAAGAAAACCAGCTTCAAAGCCTTTGAGAAAGGTTGAAAAGTCTCCGGTTGAGGTCACTGTAGCAGAGGAGAAAAAAGCCCTTCCATCATCTACTGTCAATTCACTTTCTCCAAAAACGCATTCTGTTAGTGTTCCATCAGTGCTACGCCGCCACGAGCAGTTATTACATTCTAATTTATCACTAAATGCTTCTTGTTCATCCGATGCTTCCACGGATTCATTTCACAGTCGAGCATCTACTGGTAGGTTAATTCGGTCAAATAGTGTAGGAAATAGGAGGAAGCCATACGCATCAAAGCCGAGAAGCGTTGTTTCTGACGGTGGTTTGGATTCACCACCTGATGGTTCACATCAGAAGAAGAGATGTGCCTGGGTGACACCAAATACAG ATCCAAGTTATGTTGCTTTCCATGATGAAGAGTGGGGAGTTCCTGTACATGACGACAG GAAATTGTTTGAGCTGCTTGTGCTTTCGGGTGCATTGTCTGAACTTACATGGCCTGCTATACTAAGCAAAAGGCACATAGTTAG GGAAGTTTTTGTGGATTTTGATCCTGTTGCTGTAtcaaaattgaatgagaagAAGTTAGTAGCACCTGGTAGCATCGCAAGTTCATTGTTATCAGAACTAAAGCTGCGAGCTATCATCGAGAATGCGCGCCAAATATCTAAG GTTATAGATGAATTCGGGTCATTCGATGAGTATATTTGGAGTTTTGTGAATCACAAGCCTATAGTTAGCAGATTCAGATATCCTCGCCAGGTTCCGGTTAAAACTCCAAAAGCAGATGTCATAAGCAAAGATCTGGTAAGAAGGGGCTTTCGAAGTGTGGGGCCCACGGTCATCTACTCGTTCATGCAAGTGGCGGGAATAACCAACGACCATCTCACGAGTTGTTTCAGATTCCAGGAATGCATAACAGCAGCagaaggaaaagaggaaaatgGTATCAAAGATATGCCTGAAGAGAAAAAGACCGATAACGTGATGGAATCAAAGTTATCCATAGCTATCGACGAATTGAGCTTCTCATCAGAATGA
- the LOC18587848 gene encoding probable WRKY transcription factor 32: MAETESQAQQTKRQEDQQKDDLEGEEEEAEEEEEEDDELEEEEEEEEGMSRASESQGAGAAPSSDAELRDSQTLTNDDRWEGLQVNSSSESKERAEFKEQVKVAQQEVLPSLVVQGAEAQTQNQPWLSVSPTSLPQSSPTSVAQGVLSAPTPTLPEECLSDQKVNGASVPEANWQTSSNLKTVSVVPIVKTPVSDGYNWRKYGQKQVKSPKGSRSYYKCTFSDCRAKKIECSDHTGHVIEIVNKGMHSHEPPRKHNLTRESKVVSSAVPISRNIVTEQPIRIPNDSDLSTSSKDSVQETTVNPERKRQCSSGSDGNGDVQVKEEHLSEPEPKRRMKKGNAVCSGSVLKSGKKPKFVVHAAGDVGISGDGYRWRKYGQKMVKGNPNPRNYYRCTSAGCPVRKHIETAVDNTNAVIITYKGVHDHDMPVPKKRHGPPSAPLVAAAAPASMNNLQFKKTDGVQNQVTSTQWSVGTEGELTGEALDLGGEKAMESARTLLSIGFEIKPC; encoded by the exons ATGGCTGAGACAGAGAGCCAAGCGCAGCAGACGAAACGACAGGAGGACCAGCAAAAAGACGATTTAGAAGGTGAAGAGGAGGAGgcggaggaggaggaggaggaggacgATGAGTTGgaggaggaagaggaagaagaagaaggaatgaGTCGAGCGAGTGAGTCACAGGGTGCTGGAGCGGCGCCGTCCAGTGATGCCGAGTTGAGAGACTCGCAAACCCTAACGAATGATGATCGTTGGGAAG GTTTGCAGGTGAATTCTTCTTCGGAATCGAAGGAAAGAGCTGAATTTAAG GAGCAAGTTAAGGTAGCCCAGCAAGAAGTTTTGCCTAGTTTGGTGGTCCAGGGTGCTGAAGCTCAGACACAAAATCAGCCCTGGTTATCTGTTTCTCCAACTTCTTTGCCACAATCGTCACCAACTTCTGTTGCACAAGGTGTATTATCTGCTCCCACTCCAACTCTACCAGAAGAATGCCTTTCAGATCAGAAGGTTAATGGTGCATCTGTGCCAGAAGCAAACTGGCAAACATCTTCTAATCTTAAAACAGTATCTGTTGTTCCCATTGTGAAGACACCAGTGTCTGATGGTTACAATTGGCGGAAATATGGTCAGAAGCAAGTGAAGAGTCCTAAAGGTTCTCGAAGCTATTACAAATGCACATTCTCTGATTGTCGGGCCAAAAAGATAGAATGCTCTGATCACACAGGCCATGTAATAGAGATTGTTAATAAAGGCATGCATAGTCATGAACCACCACGGAAACATAACTTGACAAGAGAAAGTAAGGTCGTATCATCTGCTGTGCCTATTTCTCGGAATATTGTTACAGAACAGCCCATCAGAATACCTAATGATTCTGATCTGTCAACATCTTCTAAAGATTCTGTTCAGGAAACAACTGTAAATCCCGAAAGAAAACGACAGTGTTCAAGTGGCTCAGATGGGAACGGTGATGTGCAAGTGAAGGAAGAGCATTTGAGTGAACCAGAGCCAAAAAGAAG GATGAAGAAAGGCAATGCAGTTTGTTCTGGTTCTGTTTTAAAATCTGGGAAAAAACCTAAATTTGTAGTGCATGCAGCTGGTGATGTAGGGATCTCAGGTGATGGATACAGATGGCGGAAATATGGACAGAAAATGGTGAAAGGAAATCCAAATCCCAG GAACTACTACAGATGTACTTCTGCTGGGTGTCCTGTTCGTAAGCATATTGAGACTGCTGTAGATAATACAAATGCTGtcattataacatataaaggTGTTCATGATCATGACATGCCTGTACCAAAGAAGCGACATGGCCCACCAAGTGCTCCTCttgttgctgctgctgctcCTGCTTCTATGAACAActtacaatttaaaaaaactgATGGAGTGCAAAACCAAGTAACATCAACCCAGTGGTCAGTGGGTACAGAAGGTGAATTGACTGGTGAGGCCCTAGACCTTGGAGGTGAGAAGGCAATGGAATCAGCTCGAACACTTCTGAGTATTGGATTTGAAATCAAGCCATGCTGA
- the LOC18587849 gene encoding probable purine permease 5 isoform X1 — MQEQLLEEGDRMEEEVSSGISFSPLVWVSKFQTMAREAYKSKPISHWVLLLLSSLGMLVAFPASSLLSRVYYANGGTSKWIISWVAVAGWPIPALILFPTYLFFNASPSPLNLYLFLSYVFLGFLSAADNLMYAYAYAYLPASTASLLASSSLVFSALFGFLIVKNKLNASMINAIVIITAAMALIALDSDSDRYASVSNSQYIWGFVWDILASALHGLIFALSELIFVKFLGRRSFHVVLEQQVMVSFLAFVFTTIGVIVNKDFQGMVSEAKTFKGGESAYNQVLIWGTITFQLGVLGGTAVLYLASTVMAGVLNAVRVPLTSIAAVILLHDPMSGFKILSLVITFWGFASYIYGTAPGTKLS, encoded by the exons ATGCAAGAACAGCTCTTGGAGGAAG GGGATAGGATGGAGGAGGAGGTCTCATCAGGAATTTCTTTTTCACCGTTAGTATGGGTTTCCAAGTTTCAAACCATGGCTCGGGAAGCATACAAAAGCAAGCCAATTTCACATTGGGTTCTTCTGTTGCTAAGCAGTTTGGGAATGCTTGTGGCTTTTCCTGCTTCAAGCCTTCTATCTCGAGTCTATTATGCTAATGGGGGAACCAGCAAGTGGATCATTTCATGGGTAGCAGTTGCTGGGTGGCCAATACCTGCTTTGATCTTATTCCCAACATACCTCTTTTTTAATGCTTCTCCTTCTCCTCTCAACTTATACCTGTTCCTTTCCTATGTTTTTCTGGGGTTTTTAAGTGCTGCTGATAATCTCATGTATGCATATGCCTATGCCTATCTCCCAGCATCAACTGCATCTCTGCTGGCATCATCATCCCTAGTGTTCTCTGCACTGTTTGGTTTTCTGATTGTGAAGAACAAACTGAATGCTTCAATGATAAATGCTATTGTGATAATAACTGCTGCCATGGCCTTAATTGCATTGGATTCAGATTCTGACAGATATGCCAGTGTCAGTAACAGCCAATATATTTGGGGTTTTGTCTGGGATATCTTGGCATCAGCACTACATGGCCTTATCTTTGCTCTTTCAGAGTTGATATTTGTCAAGTTCTTAGGTAGAAGGTCCTTCCATGTTGTTTTGGAGCAACAAGTCATGGTTTCTTTCTTGGCCTTTGTGTTTACTACTATAGGGGTCATAGTGAACAAGGATTTTCAAGGAATGGTATCTGAGGCTAAAACTTTCAAGGGTGGGGAATCTGCATACAATCAGGTTCTCATTTGGGGTACAATCACTTTTCAGCTGGGTGTGTTAGGAGGCACTGCTGTGCTTTATTTGGCTTCCACTGTCATGGCTGGTGTTCTTAATGCAGTTAGGGTACCACTCACAAGCATTGCAGCTGTCATCCTGTTACATGACCCGATGAGCGGCTTCAAGATCCTTTCTCTGGTTATAACCTTCTGGGGATTTGCATCCTACATCTATGGCACTGCCCCTGGGACTAAGTTATCCTAA
- the LOC18587849 gene encoding probable purine permease 5 isoform X2: MEEEVSSGISFSPLVWVSKFQTMAREAYKSKPISHWVLLLLSSLGMLVAFPASSLLSRVYYANGGTSKWIISWVAVAGWPIPALILFPTYLFFNASPSPLNLYLFLSYVFLGFLSAADNLMYAYAYAYLPASTASLLASSSLVFSALFGFLIVKNKLNASMINAIVIITAAMALIALDSDSDRYASVSNSQYIWGFVWDILASALHGLIFALSELIFVKFLGRRSFHVVLEQQVMVSFLAFVFTTIGVIVNKDFQGMVSEAKTFKGGESAYNQVLIWGTITFQLGVLGGTAVLYLASTVMAGVLNAVRVPLTSIAAVILLHDPMSGFKILSLVITFWGFASYIYGTAPGTKLS, encoded by the coding sequence ATGGAGGAGGAGGTCTCATCAGGAATTTCTTTTTCACCGTTAGTATGGGTTTCCAAGTTTCAAACCATGGCTCGGGAAGCATACAAAAGCAAGCCAATTTCACATTGGGTTCTTCTGTTGCTAAGCAGTTTGGGAATGCTTGTGGCTTTTCCTGCTTCAAGCCTTCTATCTCGAGTCTATTATGCTAATGGGGGAACCAGCAAGTGGATCATTTCATGGGTAGCAGTTGCTGGGTGGCCAATACCTGCTTTGATCTTATTCCCAACATACCTCTTTTTTAATGCTTCTCCTTCTCCTCTCAACTTATACCTGTTCCTTTCCTATGTTTTTCTGGGGTTTTTAAGTGCTGCTGATAATCTCATGTATGCATATGCCTATGCCTATCTCCCAGCATCAACTGCATCTCTGCTGGCATCATCATCCCTAGTGTTCTCTGCACTGTTTGGTTTTCTGATTGTGAAGAACAAACTGAATGCTTCAATGATAAATGCTATTGTGATAATAACTGCTGCCATGGCCTTAATTGCATTGGATTCAGATTCTGACAGATATGCCAGTGTCAGTAACAGCCAATATATTTGGGGTTTTGTCTGGGATATCTTGGCATCAGCACTACATGGCCTTATCTTTGCTCTTTCAGAGTTGATATTTGTCAAGTTCTTAGGTAGAAGGTCCTTCCATGTTGTTTTGGAGCAACAAGTCATGGTTTCTTTCTTGGCCTTTGTGTTTACTACTATAGGGGTCATAGTGAACAAGGATTTTCAAGGAATGGTATCTGAGGCTAAAACTTTCAAGGGTGGGGAATCTGCATACAATCAGGTTCTCATTTGGGGTACAATCACTTTTCAGCTGGGTGTGTTAGGAGGCACTGCTGTGCTTTATTTGGCTTCCACTGTCATGGCTGGTGTTCTTAATGCAGTTAGGGTACCACTCACAAGCATTGCAGCTGTCATCCTGTTACATGACCCGATGAGCGGCTTCAAGATCCTTTCTCTGGTTATAACCTTCTGGGGATTTGCATCCTACATCTATGGCACTGCCCCTGGGACTAAGTTATCCTAA
- the LOC18587850 gene encoding eukaryotic translation initiation factor 5A, producing MSDEEHHFDSKADAGASKTFPQQAGTIRKNGYIVIKNRPCKVVEVSTSKTGKHGHAKCHFVGIDIFNGKKLEDIVPSSHNCDVPHVNRTDYQLIDISEDGFVSLLTENGNTKDDLRLPTDENLLSQIKDGFAEGKDLVVTVMSAMGEEQICALKDIGPKN from the exons atgtCGGACGAGGAACATCACTTTGACTCGAAGGCGGACGCTGGAGCCTCAAAGACCTTCCCTCAGCAAGCTGGTACCATCCGCAAGAATGGTTATATCGTCATCAAAAACCGTCCTTGCAAG GTTGTAGAAGTTTCAACTTCGAAGACAGGCAAACATGGGCATGCAAAGTGCCACTTTGTGGGCATTGATATCTTTAATGGGAAGAAACTTGAAGATATTGTTCCTTCATCCCACAACTGTGAT GTTCCCCATGTTAATCGTACTGACTATCAGCTGATTGATATCTCTGAAGATGGTTTT GTGAGTCTCTTAACTGAAAACGGAAACACCAAGGACGACCTGAGGCTTCCCACCGATGAAAATCTGCTTAGCCAG ATCAAAGATGGGTTTGCTGAAGGAAAGGACCTCGTGGTTACAGTCATGTCTGCAATGGGAGAGGAGCAGATCTGTGCTCTTAAGGACATTGGTCCTAAAAATTGA
- the LOC18587851 gene encoding probable LRR receptor-like serine/threonine-protein kinase At2g24230 produces the protein MDFGFFGSVLILSLFFKHFTCQLPNTDEFYVSDFLKKMGSNSSLSYNFSASVCSWEGVHCDAKKENVIELKASGLGLSGLIPDTTIGKLTQLQSLDLSNNNITALPSDLWSLGSVKSLNLSSNQISGSLPNNIGNFGLIKVIDLSGNNFSGEIPTAISSLVNLQVLNLNGNGFQWSIPRGILSCQSLVLLDLSSNRLNGSLPDGFGAAFPELKMLNLARNEISGRDTDFAEMKSLTSLNISGNLFKGSVMGVFQGQLEVIDLSKNQFQGHISQVQFNSTYNWSHLVYLDLSENQLSGEIFQNLSQAQNVRHLNLADNGFVRQKFPRIEMLLGLKYLNLSETSLIGHIPGEISQLTNLHTLDISSNHLTGQIPSLANKSLKILDVSHNNLSGEIPISILEKLPWMDRYNFSYNNLTLCASGFSPETFKTAFYGSLNSCPIAANPILFQRRANRHKGFKLALALTFSMVCLLAGLLFLAFGCRRKSRTWVVKQPSYKEEQNISGPFSFQADSTTWVADVKQATSVQVVIFEKPLLNITFADLLSATSNFDRGTLLAEGKFGPVYRGFLPGGIHVAVKVLVHGSTLTDQEAARELEYLGRIKHPNLVPLTGYCLAGDQRIAIYDYMENGNLQNLLHDLPLGVQAIEDWSTDAWEEDNDGIQNVGSEGLLTTWAFRHKIALGTARALAFLHHGCSPPIIHRDVKASSVYLDLNLEPRLSDFGLAKIFGTGLEDEIARGSPGYVPPEFSQPECDAPTPKSDVYCFGVVLFELITGKKPIRDDYTEEQEATLVSWVRGLVRKNQGSRAIDPKIRDTGPDYQMEEALKIGYLCTADLPTKRPSMQQIVGLLKDIEPRAPQ, from the coding sequence ATGGATTTTGGTTTCTTTGGTTCTGTACTAATTCTATCACTCTTCTTCAAGCATTTTACTTGTCAACTACCCAATACGGATGAGTTCTATGTTTCTGACTTCTTGAAGAAGATGGGCTCAAACTCTTCCTTGTCCTACAACTTCTCTGCTTCTGTTTGTTCATGGGAAGGGGTGCACTGTGATGCCAAGAAGGAGAATGTTATTGAGTTGAAGGCTTCAGGTTTAGGCCTCTCTGGTTTGATTCCTGATAccaccattggaaagctaactCAGCTTCAGTCTTTGGATCTTAGCAATAACAATATCACCGCTTTGCCTTCAGATTTGTGGAGTTTAGGCTCAGTTAAGAGTCTTAATCTCTCCTCCAACCAGATTTCAGGGTCTCTCCCTAACAATATTGGCAACTTTGGTCTGATTAAAGTTATTGATCTTTCTGGCAATAATTTCTCCGGGGAAATTCCTACGGCTATAAGCTCCTTAGTTAATTTGCAGGTTCTTAATCTTAATGGAAATGGATTTCAATGGAGCATTCCGAGAGGAATTCTGAGTTGCCAGTCTTTGGTTTTGCTCGATCTCTCTTCAAATCGTTTAAATGGTTCCTTGCCAGATGGTTTTGGTGCAGCATTCCCTGAGCTGAAAATGTTAAACCTTGCCAGAAATGAGATTTCTGGCCGAGACACGGATTTTGCGGAAATGAAGTCTCTTACAAGCCTTAACATTTCCGGGAATTTGTTTAAGGGTTCAGTTATGGGTGTGTTTCAAGGGCAGCTGGAGGTGATTGACCTCAGCAAGAACCAGTTTCAAGGTCACATTTCTCAGGTACAATTCAATTCTACTTACAATTGGTCTCATTTGGTTTATCTAGACTTGTCGGAAAATCAGCTTAGTGGagaaattttccaaaatttgaGTCAAGCTCAGAATGTTAGGCATCTAAATCTTGCAGACAATGGATTTGTTAGACAGAAATTCCCAAGAATTGAAATGCTTTTGGGTTTGAAGTATCTCAATTTGTCTGAAACCAGCCTCATTGGTCATATTCCTGGTGAAATTTCACAACTGACTAATTTACATACACTTGATATTTCATCAAACCATCTTACTGGCCAAATTCCATCACTGGCTaacaaaagcctcaaaatATTAGATGTTTCACACAACAATTTGAGTGGAGAAATTCCTATTTCTATCTTGGAAAAACTCCCATGGATGGACAGATACAACTTCTCTTACAACAACTTAACCCTTTGTGCTTCAGGGTTCTCCCCTGAGACCTTCAAAACCGCCTTTTATGGGTCATTAAACAGCTGTCCAATTGCTGCAAATCCCATCCTTTTCCAAAGAAGAGCCAACAGACATAAGGGGTTTAAGCTTGCCTTAGCTTTAACCTTCTCCATGGTCTGCTTGCTTGCTGGGTTGCTATTCCTAGCCTTTGGTTGCAGAAGGAAGTCCAGGACATGGGTAGTTAAACAACCCTCGTACAAGGAGGAACAGAATATTTCAGGTCCCTTTTCCTTCCAAGCTGATTCAACCACATGGGTGGCTGATGTTAAGCAGGCAACATCAGTCCAGGTAGTGATATTTGAGAAGCCACTACTGAACATCACGTTTGCAGACCTCTTGTCTGCAACTTCAAATTTTGATCGTGGCACTCTACTAGCGGAAGGAAAATTTGGGCCTGTTTATAGAGGATTTCTTCCTGGTGGAATTCATGTAGCTGTTAAAGTTTTGGTTCATGGATCAACGTTGACAGACCAAGAAGCTGCAAGAGAGCTCGAGTATCTTGGTCGAATCAAACACCCCAATCTTGTTCCGTTAACCGGATATTGCTTGGCTGGGGATCAAAGGATTGCTATTTATGATTACATGGAGAACGGGAACTTGCAGAATTTGCTACATGACTTGCCACTTGGTGTTCAGGCTATAGAAGACTGGAGCACAGATGCCTGGGAAGAAGACAACGATGGGATACAAAATGTTGGCTCTGAAGGGTTATTAACAACCTGGGCATTTCGACACAAAATTGCCCTTGGCACTGCACGAGCATTGGCATTTCTTCATCATGGCTGCTCACCTCCAATAATTCACAGAGATGTTAAAGCTAGTAGTGTTTATCTTGACTTAAATTTGGAGCCAAGATTATCTGATTTTGGATTGGCCAAGATTTTTGGAACTGGTCTTGAGGATGAAATTGCCCGTGGATCACCTGGATATGTGCCACCAGAGTTTTCTCAGCCTGAATGTGATGCCCCAACACCAAAATCTGATGTATATTGCTTTGGTGTTGTTTTGTTTGAGCTAATTACCGGGAAAAAGCCAATCAGAGATGATTATACAGAGGAGCAAGAAGCAACTTTAGTGAGTTGGGTTAGAGGATTGGTGAGAAAGAACCAAGGATCAAGAGCGATTGATCCTAAAATTCGTGATACAGGGCCAGATTACCAAATGGAGGAGGCCCTCAAGATTGGATATCTGTGCACAGCTGATCTTCCTACCAAGCGGCCAAGTATGCAACAGATTGTTGGCCTTCTCAAAGATATCGAACCAAGAGCTCCTCAATGA